One window of the Mixophyes fleayi isolate aMixFle1 chromosome 6, aMixFle1.hap1, whole genome shotgun sequence genome contains the following:
- the MMP21 gene encoding matrix metalloproteinase-21, producing the protein MIWSTISPTVNCGGSIITKYPDLYDTDMLPASLLVLCFHCLAVHKFSLAEKLFHRRDRSDIQPPNLQQADLVTDIISAQQYLAKYGWTEPVAWDEFPKSDNEPPKDTILMQEAIMNAGKRSEEPTKSPFFIEALKKFQKLNNLPATGRLDDASINAMNKPRCGVPDNQIMKTNLNKPPLPVTAHNSSKNATNQGSDQPKIRRKRFLDLLMHSDKYRKEQEANPNAGTKVFSKKLLKWRMIGEGYSSQLSINEQRYVFRLAFRMWSEVMPLDFEEDSTSPLSHIDIKLGFGRGRHLGCNREFDGLGQEFAHAWFLGDIHFDDDEHFTAPSSDNGISLLKVAVHEIGHVLGLSHIHRTGSIMQPNYIPRESGFELDWSDRKEIQNLYGSCEGPFDTVFDWVRKERNQYGETVVQYNTYFFRNNWYWMYENRNNRTRYGDPVAVSTGWQGIPTQNIDAFVHVWTRTKDDCYFFKGTQYWRYDSENDKAYSVDAQGQTYPRLISKGFPGIPSPINAAYFDRRTQYIYFFKDSQVYAFDVSRTRVVPNFPRRINVFFPPVARNNHPRSNLDAVYYSYSHSALFLLKGKEFWKVVSDKDRQTNPSLPPNGLLPRGAISEQWFDICNVHGSLLKL; encoded by the exons ATGATCTGGAGCACAATCAGTCCAACTGTTAATTGTGGAGGCAGCATAATAACCAAGTACCCAGACTTATATGACACAGACATGCTGCCTGCCTCGCTCTTGGTTCTATGCTTCCATTGCCTAGCGGTGCACAAGTTCAGCCTCGCTGAGAAACTTTTCCACCGACGGGATCGCTCAGATATCCAGCCGCCTAATCTCCAGCAGGCCGACCTGGTCACAGACATCATCTCAGCACAG caatatttaGCAAAGTATGGCTGGACGGAACCAGTAGCTTGGGATGAATTTCCTAAAAGTGATAACGAACCTCCAAAAGACACTATTCTGATGCAGGAGGCGATAATGAACGCAGGAAAGAGGTCAGAGGAGCCGACAAAAAGTCCCTTCTTTATTGAAGCCCTCAAAAAATTTCAGAAGCTCAACAACCTTCCAGCCACTGGGAGACTAGATGACGCCAGTATTAATGCCATGAACAAGCCGAGGTGCGGGGTCCCTGACAACCAGATAATGAAAACCAATCTCAACAAGCCTCCCTTGCCCGTGACGGCACACAACTCTTCTAAGAACGCCACGAACCAAGGTTCTGACCAACCAAAAATCCGTAGGAAGAGATTCTTGGACTTGTTAATGcactcagacaaatacagaaaagAACAGGAGGCGAATCCCAACGCTGGCACCAAAGTGTTCAGTAAAAAGCTACTGAAATGGAGAATGATCGGAGAAGGATACAGCAGCCAGCTTTCTATCAACGAGCAGAGATACGTTTTCCGATTGGCCTTCCGTATGTGGAGTGAGGTTATGCCTTTGGACTTTGAAGAAGACAGTACATCGCCTTTGTCCCACATTGATATAAAGCTAGGATTCGGACGAG GTCGCCACTTAGGATGCAACCGCGAATTTGATGGGTTGGGACAGGAGTTCGCACATGCCTGGTTTTTGGGGGACATACATTTTGATGACGATGAACATTTCACAGCCCCTAGCAGTGATAACGGGATTAGTCTTTTGAAA GTTGCAGTTCATGAAATTGGCCACGTTCTCGGACTCTCTCACATCCACAGAACTGGATCAATAATGCAACCCAATTACATCCCCCGGGAGTCAGGGTTTGAACTGGACTGGTCTGACAGGAAAGAAATACAGAACCTATATG GGTCATGTGAAGGACCTTTTGACACAGTATTTGATTGGGTGAGGAAGGAGAGAAACCAATACGGGGAGACTGTCGTCCAATACAACACTTACTTCTTTCGAAACAACTGGTACTGGATGTATGAGAACAGGAACAATCGGACACGTTATGGGGATCCAGTTGCCGTTTCCACTGGTTGGCAGGGGATTCCCACACAGAACATTGACGCCTTTGTACACGTGTGGACCAGGACCAAGGACGACTGCTACTTCTTCAAAG GTACCCAGTACTGGCGCTACGATAGTGAGAATGACAAGGCCTACTCTGTAGACGCTCAGGGACAGACGTACCCCAGGCTCATTTCCAAAGGTTTCCCAGGAATTCCCAGTCCAATCAACGCAGCGTACTTTGACAGGAGGACCCAGTACATTTACTTCTTTAAAGACTCCCAG GTCTACGCCTTTGATGTCAGCAGAACTCGCGTTGTTCCCAATTTCCCCAGgagaataaatgtttttttcccgCCCGTTGCGCGCAACAACCACCCGAGAAGTAACCTGGACGCCGTTTATTACTCGTACAGCCACAGTGCCCTCTTTCTGTTGAAAGGGAAAGAATTTTGGAAAGTGGTCAgtgacaaagacagacagacaaatcCCTCTCTGCCGCCGAACGGGCTCTTGCCCCGGGGGGCTATTTCGGAGCAGTGGTTTGATATATGTAATGTACACGGGTCGTTGCTGAAATTGTGA